Within Candidatus Anoxymicrobium japonicum, the genomic segment CTGAGAAGATCATCATCGCCACCGGCTCGAGTCCGGCCGAGCTTCCCACTTTCGATTTCTCGCAGCCGGCGGTCATGACATCGACTGACGCGCTGGCGCTCGATCACGTGCCTGAAACCCTGATAATCGTCGGTAGCGGCGTCATCGGAGGCGAGTTCGCGTGCATCTTTTCAACTCTCGGGACAGAGATTGTGATGCTCGAACTGATGGATCGCATGTTACCGACCGAGGACAGCCGCGTCGCAAAGCAGATGAAGAGCGCTTTTCGCAAGCGGGGCATCGACGTGCGCACTCAAACCACTGTTACCGAAGTGCTGGAGTACAGGCCGGACGGGATCAAAGTCAAGCTCTCAAGCGGAGATGAACTTTCCGCTGAAAAGCTTCTCGTATCGATTGGGCGCAAGTTCAACTCAGCGGGTCTGGGGCTCGAAGACCTCGGGGTCGAGATGGACAAGAGGGGCTGCATCATCGTCGATGAGACAATGGCGACGAACGTTGACGACATCTACGCCGTCGGGGACGTCGTCGGCGGGATACTGCTCGCCCACACCGCGACCTTTGAGGGCCTCGTGGCGGCGGAGAACGCCACGGGCGGGAACGCCACGATGAAATACGACGTGGTTCCCGCTTGCATATTCACTACGCCGGAGATCGGCAGCGTCGGCCTGAACACCGACAGAGCCACGGAGCAGGGCATCGAAGTGACCGTCAGCCGCTTCTCATTCGGGGCGCTTGGCAAGGCGCTTGCCATGGGCGAGGACTACGGGTTCGTGCAACTGGTGATCGACGCCAAAACCGACAAGGTTCTGGGCGCCCAAATAATGGGTCCGCACGCGTCCGACCTTGTCCACGAGATCGCTGTCGCAATGCACATGGGCGCGAAGTCTGCGGACATCGCAAACACCATCCACGCGCACCCATCGTTGCCCGAAGCGATCATGGAAGCGGCTGAGGCCGCGCACGGAAAGGCAATCCACGTGGCGCCGGCAAGAAAAAAGTAAGCCGGATAATGTACCGTTCGCCCCCTCGAGGGAGAGGGTTGGGGCAGAACCCCCCCCGCCCCCCTTGTCAGGGGGGGATCTCGCCCCCCACCTTAATCCTCCCCCGTCTAAAGGGGAGGAAATCATAAGGAAGTTGCGCTAAAACTTGACCTTGATTAGTTGCAGTGGGCACGCATCCACGCAAAATCCGCAGAGGATGCAACGATCCTTGTCCAGGTCGAGTTCCCATTCGGGCGCCTCTACCTTGAGCGCGCGCGTCAGGCAGACGG encodes:
- the lpdA gene encoding dihydrolipoyl dehydrogenase, giving the protein MKPAEWNTRGHVMAKDDRLDVVVIGSGPGGYPAAIRAAQRGAKVAVVEKEKVGGTCLNCGCIPTKTLLASTELIDHAREAEKLGVKITGIEADWTAIMERKQSVTDTLAGGILGLLKANGIEYVTGVACINADRNVVVKTPMGEQVLETEKIIIATGSSPAELPTFDFSQPAVMTSTDALALDHVPETLIIVGSGVIGGEFACIFSTLGTEIVMLELMDRMLPTEDSRVAKQMKSAFRKRGIDVRTQTTVTEVLEYRPDGIKVKLSSGDELSAEKLLVSIGRKFNSAGLGLEDLGVEMDKRGCIIVDETMATNVDDIYAVGDVVGGILLAHTATFEGLVAAENATGGNATMKYDVVPACIFTTPEIGSVGLNTDRATEQGIEVTVSRFSFGALGKALAMGEDYGFVQLVIDAKTDKVLGAQIMGPHASDLVHEIAVAMHMGAKSADIANTIHAHPSLPEAIMEAAEAAHGKAIHVAPARKK